The nucleotide window CCACTGGTGTGCCGAGCAAGACACTGAACACCCTCTCCCACCACACAGGTATGAGCGTATCCGAGCTGGAGCTGGAGAGGGAAAAGAGAAAGATAATCCTCGACTGGATGGTCGAGCAGGGAATAAGGAGCATCGAGAAGGTGGGTCACTACATCAGACAGTTCTACATAGACGAGGAGGCGCTGCTCAAGAAGATAGCCGCGGAGAGCAGTCTTGAGACTAGCAGACAGATTAAGAATATAATCTAAGGGTGATAATCGTGGGCGTCATTGGAGTCATCACGAACTTTTTGGAGCGCCTTGGCGGGAAGACAATAGAAGTAGCTGAGAAGCCCGTGAGAAAGATTCCCCAGGGCAAGAGCGTTCAGGAAAGGCTCAGGGCGTTGAAGGAACTCCAGAAGGAGATCGAGGCGGAGAAGGCCGAGGTCGAGACCGAAAAGGAGATGGAGGAGATAATCGAATGGAGGAAGAAAGAGATACAGCGCCCGTTCTCTGATAGGCTCGCCGATACCATGCTGCGCTATTTCAGGGGCCCGATCGAGTCCATGACATCCTCGTTTAAGGGCCTCGACCAGGATCTCTACCGGGCAAGCATACTTACCCCTCCAGACAGGTACGTCGCCCTGATACTGGCCGTTGCTATATTTGCGGGGATATTCGGCTTCATCTTCGCATACCTCCTTTACATGCCCATTGAAACATCCGCCCTGATAGGGGTTCTGGGATTCATTGGGGGCTTCTTCTACATGAGGCAGTATCCCAAGATGGTGTGGAAGCGCAGGGTTGCTGAGGTTGAGAGAAGCATGCCCTACGCCCTCCGACACATGGCTTCCCTCCTCAGCGCCGGCGTTGGTATCTCGGAGGCGATGCTCTCCGTGGCCCGTGCGGACTACGGCGTTATCTCCGAGGAGTTTGAGCTTGTGCTGAGGGACATGAGAACGGGTTCCTCCTTTGAGGATGCCCTCATGAAGTTTGACGAGAAGATGGGTTCGGAAAACGTCAGCAGGGTCGTCAAGCAGATACTGAGGGCGGTCAAATTCGGTGGAAACCTCTCAGAGATACTCTACAAACTGGCCGAGGACTTCGCCTTCGAGTACAGAATGAAGCTCGTGGAGTACGTTCAGAGGGTCAACGGTATAGCATTCATATACATGTTCCTCACGATCGTCATGCCCACAATGTTCGTGGTTGGAATCCTCGCCGGCTCTGTCATGGCAAGGCAGCTGATAATGCCCCCTGAGACACTGGCGGTAATCCTGCTGTTCGCGTTTCCCGCCATATCGCTGATAATAATCAACATGATCAAGAAGGGAGAGCCGAGGTGACTCTGATGGCTGGACTTTCATCGGTATTGGTATCGATCATCGAGAGGCTGGTTCCATCCAAATGGATGAAACGGTACGAGGTCTTCATATACTCCGCGAACATAAACTTCTTGGCTGCGGAGTACCTCGTTGTCTCCCTTCTGATGGGAGTTATAGCTGGTCTCCTCGCGTACATAGCCTCCATGTGGATGTACTCTCTGGCGGCATTCCTGGCGGTGTTCCTGTTAATGGCCTTCGGCTATCCCTACTGGAGGGTCAGCAAGCGCACTGAAGAGATGGAGAGAATGCTGCCCGATGCGTTTTTCTACCTCGCGAGCTCTCTCAGGGCGGGTATATCCTTCTCCGAGGCCCTGGAGGAGCTGACCACGGCCAAGTTCGGACCGCTAACGGACGAGTTCAGAAAAACCGTTGCCGAGATAAAGAAGGGCCGCCCCACCATTGACGCCCTCAAATCCTTCGCCATCAGGAACAGGAAGTCCACGGTCATATATCGCTCAATGATGATTATCATTGAGGCCCTTGAGAGGGGTGCCCCGATGAGCGACGTTCTGGTCTTCGTTGGAAACGACGTCAGGGAGATACTGAGGATCAAGCAGGAGAGGAAAGCATCGACCGGAATGCAGGTGATGTTCTTCATAATCACGAGTGGCGTTATAGGTCCGCTGATCCTCGGTGTGGTTGCCCAAATCATGGCTTCGATGAACGTCGGGGACATAAACCTCCCAGTGGAGACCGTGAAGAACATACTCCTCGGGTTTGTCGTTCTCCAGGCCATAGCATCGGGCCTTGGAATCGGGGTCATAAGAGAAGGAAAGTACTCAGCAGGGCTGAAGTACAGCCTGCTGCTTGCCGTAATGGGTGTTATAGTTTACAAGGGTGCCTCAGGCATCGGACTCGCTGCCTGATGGCTCTTCTTTTGCTTTCTCTACATCCACTATCTCGACCTCGAACACGAGGGTCTTTCCTGCGAGCGGGTGGTTGAAGTCGAGACTGACGCTCTCTTCCCCGACTTTGGCTATCTTCGCTATCCCCGAGTCGGTCATGACGTACATGCCCTCAACCGGCTCCATCCCTATGTTGGTGAACTCGGTGAGGGGAACGTCTATGATCAGCTCCGGGTTGGGCATACCGTAGGCCTTCTCCGGCGGAATCGTGACGGTCTTCTTTTCACCGATCTCCATCCCGATCAGTGCCTCGTCGAGGCCGGGAATTATCTCGCCCACGCCGACATTGACGCCGAGCGGGCCGTACTCCCTCTCCTCGACGTATATCTCGTTTTCTCTGGCGATATCCTCGTAACTCGTGTCAAAAACTTCACCGTTCTCAAACCTGCCTATGTAGTGGAACACCACAAAATCTCCAGCTTCAATCTTCATTTCCTTCAACTCCAAAACTGTCTTCAATAGGGATTACTCCCGCGCCTTATAACGCTTTTGGTGTCCCTTTCGGAAGGCACGACAGGTATATAAGGACGTTGCACTATATAATGTCGGTGATTGACATGGGATACCTTTCTGATATGCTGAGTAAGGAATATGGAAACCTCGAAGTTAGGGAAGTCTACTCCACGAAGCTGGGGGAGACGGACGTGGAGATACTCGAGGTCTCTGTGGGAGGAGAGAAGTTCATCGCCATGTTCCAGAGCGTTCCGGTTAAGGAGAACCTCTACAAGTGGTCAATAATCATAACCAGCGCCCACAACACCCGGACGCTTAAGGGAATGGACACCCTGGAGGGCATAAAGCTGGCCCTCAAGTCGAGCATTGAGGCCATGATGGCGGGAATGGGGAAGGGGTGAGCCCCTCACTCCTCGGGCAGGATGTAGTACACGTAGTGCGGCCTGTTGGTTATCTCGTCGATGAAGACCACCGTTCCGGTCTTCGGTGGCTTGAGGTAGTGGACTTCCCCTTTCTTCGTCGTCACCGCGGCGAAGGCGTCCCCTCTCCTCACTCGGTTGCCGACGTTGGCTATGATGGTCTTTGTATAGCCCTCCACGGGGAGGATGAGCAGTTCGTCGCTCTTCTTCAGGTATATCCTGGTTCTCCCGTCGGGGAGGATTAGTACCGCGTCGGCGAGCATCCTTCCCTCCGTTCCGTCCACGTATAGATAAAAGCGGTCGTAGACCTCCTTCGCCAGGAACTTCGCTCCCTCTGCCTCAACGAAGGTGGGAACCCCTTCATCCTTTCTCAGCCAGACCTCAACGCTTCCCTGGATTATCACACAGTCCCTGGTTACCTTTCCATCTTTGATGCACTCCTCCGGAGGAACCTCCACGTAGAGCCTCGGCATCTTCTCCATGCTACCACCCAAGGTTTACCTCGGGGTAAAAGCTTTTAAACCTGCCCTTCGTACCACCTTTGATAAAAATGTCCATCAGGGTAAAATTCGCGGCACTCTACGCCCTGCTCTTCACATTGATGACCCTTATGATGGGCTACAGCGTTAAAAACTCCGAACTTCAGAGGAGCGAGGCTTCATCCTTCGGCGTTCTGCTGCTTGCTATCGTTGCCGTTTCCCTGCTGGTCATCTTTCTCGTTCTCCTGAGCTGGAGGGACCTTTCGCCAGGCAAGAAAAAGTATCCCGTTAACGTCAGGTCCTACCTTATGGCCTGGGCGTTCGCGATAGCAGGCACGGCGGGGATAATCTACTACCTGGAAAGAACCCGCGTGGCTAGTGTGCCTTCCAACCTCACGTTCAACCGCTCCTTCAACAATACGACCGCCGGTGTTGCCACTCCCCCCGCCCCGGTTTACCACAACGACACAGTTTCAGCCGCCCCTTCCTCGGGGGTTCCCTCGAGCTACGTTCTCTACGGCGCGGCGCTTCTGTTCCTCGCGGGTCTGTCCTACTTTGCCGTGATCTACTACCGCGAGGCCCTCCGGAGGAGGAAGCTCAAGGAGATGAGGCTTAAGGCGGAGCTTTTTGACAGGAAGGTGGAGGAGCTGGGCCTGGATATGTTCAGCGACCCCAGGGAGGCGGTTGTCGGGATATACAAGAACGCCGTCCTCTGGCTCGAAATACTCGGCGTTCCCTATCAGGAGAGCTGGACCCACTGGGAGCACGCTGAGAGGGTTCAAATTTTCAGGGAGCCCTTCAGGGGCATAACGGAGCTCTTTGAGAAGGCAAAGTACGCCCCGGAGAAGGTCACGTGGGAGGATGCGGAGAAGGTGCTTGAACTCTACAGGAAGATGAGGGGTGCTGTGGATGAAGTTTCATAAGGTCCTCCTCGTCATCGGCTCCGTCCTGGTGCTCGTGGCCACACTGGCCGGCTCCTACCTGGTCAGGTGGCTGGCCGTTCTCTTCCTGGGGGCGGTGATGGCGTTCTTTCTGTTCGGCGTCGAGATGAACGTGGCGAGGCGGAAGCGGGACCGCAAACAGAGGGTTGAGAGGAAGACCGACGTGGACAGAACCGTTTCCCTCCTCCGGAAGGCCAGAACCGGCAGGGTCGCCCGCTCGCTGGTGGAGGAGAGGATAGTGGAAATCTACGCCACACTGTCCGATGACTACAACTCAACCTATCACTCACTCATCACGAACCCGAACGACGCTATAAGAACCCTCCGCGCGGAGGGGGATTTTCTCGACAACCTTGAGAAGGCCCTTAAGATTGTGGAGGCTGATTTAGATGAAGGTGGAGGAGATACACGAGAAGGGTAACGCCGTCCTTGGAGAGGTAAGGAAGGCGATAGTTGGAAAGGACGAGGTGCTGAGGCTTATCCTGACCACGATACTCGCCGACGGCCACATTCTGCTGGAGGACCTGCCGGGGCTTGCCAAGACCCTGATGGCCAAGAGCTTCGCAAAGGCATTGGGCGTCCAGTTCACCCGCGTCCAGTTCACGCCTGACCTTCTGCCGAGCGACATACTCGGCGTTTCGGTCTTCAACCAGAAGACGCTCGAGTTCGAGTTCAGGAAGGGGCCTGTCTTCACGAACGTCCTTCTGGCGGACGAGATAAACCGCGCCCCGCCGAAGACACAGAGCGCGCTACTTGAGGCCATGCAGGAAAGGCAGGTTACCGTTGAGGGGAACACCTACTCACTGTCCAAGCCCTTCATCGTCATAGCGACTCAGAACCCGATAGAGCAGGAGGGAACCTACCCGCTCCCGGAGGCCCAGCTCGACAGGTTCCTCGTCAGGCTTCGCGTTGGTTACCCCTCCAAGGCGGAGGAGATAGAGATACTCCGCAGGAGAATGGCCAGGAAGAAGGAGGAACCGGACGTCCAGACGGTTCTAAGCGCGGAGGAAGTGGTTGAGATGCAGAGGGCTATCGAGGAGGTCTACGTCAGCGACGCCATACTGGAGTACATAACCGACATCGTCACCGCCACGAGAGAGGACAAGAGGGAGATAGAGATAGGTGCCTCCCCTAGGGGAAGCCTGGCCCTTCTTAAGCTCTCCAGGGCCTACGCCGCCCTCAACGGCAGGGACTACGTGATTCCCGACGACGTGAAGGCCGTTGCAGTCCCGGCACTGAGCCACAGGCTCATCCTAAAGCGCGAGCTGTGGTACACCAAGGTGAGCCAGGAGAGCATAATGGGAAAGCTCCTCGAACGCGTTCCGGTCCCTAAATTCGAGTGAGGTGAAACGGTGCAGCCGGTTCCAAGAGCTCTAACACCAGTTGAACTTGCGAATGAGCCTGCTGAGGACGCTGGGCTAGATGGGAGAATGGTCCCAACGGAGAAGGCGGAAGAGCTTTTCCTCGCCCTCTGGCTCCTGGTTCTCATCGCCTTCCTCCTGCTCCGCTGGGAGCTGGTTTACCTCCTCCTTCCGGCCCTGTGGCTCGTCTTCGTCGCGGTGTTCTTCTTCAAGCCCAAGATGGTGGTGGAGCTGGAGCGGGTCGTCCCCCACAACCGCTTCCTGGAGGGCACTGAGATTGAGATAGTGCTCAAAATACGGGCCGGTGAGAGGATTCCAAGCCTAAAGGTGAGGGAGGACCTCCCCGAGGGGCTTGAGCTGATAGACGGAAGAACCGAGTGGGTGCTGTCCCTGAGGAAAGGCGAGCTGAAGGAACTTCGCTACCGCGTCCGCGTTAAGCGGGGAATCCACGAGTTCAGCTGGGTCGAGCTGAGCTACCGCGACCCCTTCGGCTTCTTCCACTTCACGAAGAAGTTCGACCTCTACACCGAGCTCATAGGCGTTCCCATAATAGAGGACGTCCCCACGCCCTACTCCACGAGGGGAACCAAGATAACCGTCGGTTCCCTGCCCAGTCCAAGGGTCGGTGAGGGCGTGGAGTTCCACGCTATCAGGGAGTACCAGCCTGGGGACCCGCTCAAGATAATCAACTGGAAGGCCACCGCCAGAACCGGCAGGATAATGGCCAACGAGTACGAGAGCGAGCGCAAGGTGGACGTTATCTTCATCGTCGATGCCTCCTACACCGGGGAGCCGGTCTTCGACAACCTCATTCGAGCCGCCGCTTCGCTCATGCTCAATGCCCTCAACAGCGGAACCAGCTTCGGTCTTCTCCTTGCAGAGGAGGTTCCCCTCTGGGTCCGCCCGGACTACGGCAAGAGGCACTTCTTCAAGTGCATCGACTTCCTCAGCACGGCCAGGCCCGACAGGAACAACATGATAGCCTACCAGGTTGAGCACCTGATACGCTCCCACTTCCCGCCGAGGGCGCAGCTGGTCTACTTTTCCCCACTCCTTACTGAGGAGAGCAGGGAAGCGCTCAGGATAATGTCATCCTTCGGCTACAACGTCGTCGTTATAAGCCCCGATCCATACACCGCAGTTGAGCCAAAGAGTCGCGAGGAGGAGCTGGCGCTGAGGCTCCTAAGTCTCCGGAGAAGGGCGATTTTAATGAAGATGGCGGGCTACGGGAGGATAATCGACTGGGACGTCAGGAAACCTCTCAAGGCCGCGATAGCGGAGGTGATTCAGGTATGGGGATAAAAAGAAGGCTCTACTCCCTTGCACCGCTGGTTCCGCTCTTCCTCCTGCTGGCCCTGATCGACCGCCGCACTCTCCTCCTGCTTCCCCTGGCCATCATGGGCCTTCAGTGGTACTTTATTGGCTCCCTCTTCCTCGTCTCCGTGGGGGCCTTCCTAATCTACACTAGGACCGGCGGTTTCTACGGCCTGGCGGTTATGACCCTTGCCCTTCTGGTCATAGAGATGGCCCACCTCGACAGGGAGCGGGCGCCGCTGGAGCACTACGCCGTCCTTCTGGCGGCGGTTGGCCTGGCCTTCCCCACGTACCTGCTGATGGTTTCCGCCTCCCCACTCCTGCCGAGGCTCGAGGTCACCGCTTTGGCCGCTTTCCTGCTGGTTGTGCTTTACGTCTTCGTCAGGCTCGCGACGGATTAGACGCTCCAACTTCCCTTTTTCTTCAGAACCTCCCTCGCCCGCTCCAGTCCGAGTTTTACGCAGGTCTCAAGGGGCTCTCCCCTGGCGTAGCCGGCCAGAAAGCCGCCGGCAAAGGCGTCTCCGGCGCCCGTGGGGTCCACGATTTCGTTTTCATTTATGGGGAGCGCCGGAAACTTCCTGAACTTCCCATCGTAGATGAGAACCCCCCTCTCGCCGCGGGTTACAACCACGATTCCGGCGCCCCATTCGTGGAGAGTCGCCGCGGCCTCCTCGACACTCTCCGCGCGGGTCATGACGAGCGCTTCTCTCTCGTTTGGGAAGACAACGTCCGTCCTCGAGACAATTTCCATCATGAGGTCGCTCTTTTCCCGGTACTCCTTCATGTAGGTGGGGTTGAAGTCGAGGCTTATCCTCTTCCCCTCGAGCCTCTTCAGGGCTTTAAGCTGCTCCGCCGGCGGAATGGGTGCGATGTGAAACAGCTCCGCTCCCATGTATCCTTCGGGAATCGGGGTCTCGCCCATCCTCCGGGCGACGCCCATCTCCACGGGGGCATCCACGCTCCCGTCCTCGTGGTAAATCATGTAGATGTGGATGGTCTTCCCCGGCAACACCTGGACACCTTGCACATCGAGGATGGAGGCCAGCTTTTTCATCCATTCTCCAGGAAAATCCTCCCCAACTCTGGTCACAAGGCCCACTTTTGCGCCGGCCAGGGCGGCGGAGGTGGCAACAGCAGCCGCCGCTCCGCCGGGCAGGAGTAGCTCATCCCTTCCGGGGAATATGATGTGGTCAATGGAAACGTGTCCCAGGACAACCAGGTCGAACTTCATCTTCATCACCGGGGGTTTGTTTTCACTGACTACGGCCATCCCTTTAAGCAGTTTCCGGTCTGAGTAATCGATTTCTACCCCCTCGTTTAGATGGACATCGAAAAGATTAAAAGAACTGCCCCCGAAAATTCTTCAAAGTGATACGGGGTGATTGCCATGGAGAGCGTCTTCCAGAACGAGACGGTAAAGGAGATTCTCGGCAAGTACCGCAGGATATGGGCGATAGGCCACGCCCAGAGCGTCCTCGGCTGGGACATGGAGGTGAACATGCCCGGTGAGGGAATTCTTGAGCGTTCGGTGGCCCAGGGCGAGCTTTCCGTTCTCAGCCAGGAGTTTCTGCTTAAACCCGACTTCGTCGAGCTCGTTGAGAGGGCGAAGGGAATCGAGAACCTCAACGAGTACGAGCGCGGCGTCGTTCGCGTCCTCGACCGCTCGATAAGAATAAGCCGCTCCTTCCCGCCGGAGTTCCTCAGGGAGATGAGCGAGGTGACCAGTCAGGCAACCAAGGCTTGGGAGGAGGCAAAAAAGGCCGACGACTACTCCAAGTTCGAGCCTTGGCTCGACAGGATTATAGACCTCGCCAAGCGCGCCGCTGAATATCTCGGCTATGAGAACGAGCCTTATGATGCACTGCTCGACCTCTTCGAGGAGGGAACCACCACCAAGGACGTCGAGCGCATGTTCGACAGGCTGGAGAAGGAGCTGAAACCGCTCGTTGAGAAGATAATGGAGGAGGGAAGGGTTCCCCAGAGCCACCCGCTCGAGAACGAGCGCTATGAGCAGGCCCAGATGGAGAAGGTAAACCGCTGGATCCTCGAGAAGTTCGGCTTCCCGCTCGGCGTTCGCTCAAGGCTTGATGTATCCGCTCACCCGTTCACAACGGAGTTTGGAATAAGGGACGTCAGGATAACCACCCGCTACGAGGGCTACGACTTCAGGAGGACGATTCTGAGCACCGTCCATGAGTTCGGGCATGCACTCTACGAGCTCCAGCAGGACGAGAGGTTCATGTTCAGCCCGATAGTCGGTGGCGTCAGCCTTGGAATCCACGAGAGCCAGAGCCGCTTCTGGGAGAACATCATCGGCCGCTCAAGGGAGTTCGCGGGACTCATCTACCCGGTCCTGAGGGAGAACCTGCCCTTCATGGCAAACTACACTCAGGAGGACGTTTACCTGTACTTTAACACGGTTCGCCCGGACTTCATAAGGACCGAGGCGGACGTTGTCACCTACAACTTCCACATACTCCTC belongs to Thermococcus camini and includes:
- a CDS encoding type II secretion system F family protein, yielding MGVIGVITNFLERLGGKTIEVAEKPVRKIPQGKSVQERLRALKELQKEIEAEKAEVETEKEMEEIIEWRKKEIQRPFSDRLADTMLRYFRGPIESMTSSFKGLDQDLYRASILTPPDRYVALILAVAIFAGIFGFIFAYLLYMPIETSALIGVLGFIGGFFYMRQYPKMVWKRRVAEVERSMPYALRHMASLLSAGVGISEAMLSVARADYGVISEEFELVLRDMRTGSSFEDALMKFDEKMGSENVSRVVKQILRAVKFGGNLSEILYKLAEDFAFEYRMKLVEYVQRVNGIAFIYMFLTIVMPTMFVVGILAGSVMARQLIMPPETLAVILLFAFPAISLIIINMIKKGEPR
- a CDS encoding type II secretion system F family protein, encoding MAGLSSVLVSIIERLVPSKWMKRYEVFIYSANINFLAAEYLVVSLLMGVIAGLLAYIASMWMYSLAAFLAVFLLMAFGYPYWRVSKRTEEMERMLPDAFFYLASSLRAGISFSEALEELTTAKFGPLTDEFRKTVAEIKKGRPTIDALKSFAIRNRKSTVIYRSMMIIIEALERGAPMSDVLVFVGNDVREILRIKQERKASTGMQVMFFIITSGVIGPLILGVVAQIMASMNVGDINLPVETVKNILLGFVVLQAIASGLGIGVIREGKYSAGLKYSLLLAVMGVIVYKGASGIGLAA
- a CDS encoding FKBP-type peptidyl-prolyl cis-trans isomerase, with product MKIEAGDFVVFHYIGRFENGEVFDTSYEDIARENEIYVEEREYGPLGVNVGVGEIIPGLDEALIGMEIGEKKTVTIPPEKAYGMPNPELIIDVPLTEFTNIGMEPVEGMYVMTDSGIAKIAKVGEESVSLDFNHPLAGKTLVFEVEIVDVEKAKEEPSGSESDA
- a CDS encoding DUF2118 family protein — translated: MEKMPRLYVEVPPEECIKDGKVTRDCVIIQGSVEVWLRKDEGVPTFVEAEGAKFLAKEVYDRFYLYVDGTEGRMLADAVLILPDGRTRIYLKKSDELLILPVEGYTKTIIANVGNRVRRGDAFAAVTTKKGEVHYLKPPKTGTVVFIDEITNRPHYVYYILPEE
- a CDS encoding DUF4129 domain-containing protein; this encodes MSIRVKFAALYALLFTLMTLMMGYSVKNSELQRSEASSFGVLLLAIVAVSLLVIFLVLLSWRDLSPGKKKYPVNVRSYLMAWAFAIAGTAGIIYYLERTRVASVPSNLTFNRSFNNTTAGVATPPAPVYHNDTVSAAPSSGVPSSYVLYGAALLFLAGLSYFAVIYYREALRRRKLKEMRLKAELFDRKVEELGLDMFSDPREAVVGIYKNAVLWLEILGVPYQESWTHWEHAERVQIFREPFRGITELFEKAKYAPEKVTWEDAEKVLELYRKMRGAVDEVS
- a CDS encoding AAA family ATPase, which translates into the protein MKVEEIHEKGNAVLGEVRKAIVGKDEVLRLILTTILADGHILLEDLPGLAKTLMAKSFAKALGVQFTRVQFTPDLLPSDILGVSVFNQKTLEFEFRKGPVFTNVLLADEINRAPPKTQSALLEAMQERQVTVEGNTYSLSKPFIVIATQNPIEQEGTYPLPEAQLDRFLVRLRVGYPSKAEEIEILRRRMARKKEEPDVQTVLSAEEVVEMQRAIEEVYVSDAILEYITDIVTATREDKREIEIGASPRGSLALLKLSRAYAALNGRDYVIPDDVKAVAVPALSHRLILKRELWYTKVSQESIMGKLLERVPVPKFE
- a CDS encoding DUF58 domain-containing protein, which translates into the protein MQPVPRALTPVELANEPAEDAGLDGRMVPTEKAEELFLALWLLVLIAFLLLRWELVYLLLPALWLVFVAVFFFKPKMVVELERVVPHNRFLEGTEIEIVLKIRAGERIPSLKVREDLPEGLELIDGRTEWVLSLRKGELKELRYRVRVKRGIHEFSWVELSYRDPFGFFHFTKKFDLYTELIGVPIIEDVPTPYSTRGTKITVGSLPSPRVGEGVEFHAIREYQPGDPLKIINWKATARTGRIMANEYESERKVDVIFIVDASYTGEPVFDNLIRAAASLMLNALNSGTSFGLLLAEEVPLWVRPDYGKRHFFKCIDFLSTARPDRNNMIAYQVEHLIRSHFPPRAQLVYFSPLLTEESREALRIMSSFGYNVVVISPDPYTAVEPKSREEELALRLLSLRRRAILMKMAGYGRIIDWDVRKPLKAAIAEVIQVWG
- a CDS encoding carbohydrate kinase family protein codes for the protein MKFDLVVLGHVSIDHIIFPGRDELLLPGGAAAAVATSAALAGAKVGLVTRVGEDFPGEWMKKLASILDVQGVQVLPGKTIHIYMIYHEDGSVDAPVEMGVARRMGETPIPEGYMGAELFHIAPIPPAEQLKALKRLEGKRISLDFNPTYMKEYREKSDLMMEIVSRTDVVFPNEREALVMTRAESVEEAAATLHEWGAGIVVVTRGERGVLIYDGKFRKFPALPINENEIVDPTGAGDAFAGGFLAGYARGEPLETCVKLGLERAREVLKKKGSWSV
- a CDS encoding carboxypeptidase M32, yielding MESVFQNETVKEILGKYRRIWAIGHAQSVLGWDMEVNMPGEGILERSVAQGELSVLSQEFLLKPDFVELVERAKGIENLNEYERGVVRVLDRSIRISRSFPPEFLREMSEVTSQATKAWEEAKKADDYSKFEPWLDRIIDLAKRAAEYLGYENEPYDALLDLFEEGTTTKDVERMFDRLEKELKPLVEKIMEEGRVPQSHPLENERYEQAQMEKVNRWILEKFGFPLGVRSRLDVSAHPFTTEFGIRDVRITTRYEGYDFRRTILSTVHEFGHALYELQQDERFMFSPIVGGVSLGIHESQSRFWENIIGRSREFAGLIYPVLRENLPFMANYTQEDVYLYFNTVRPDFIRTEADVVTYNFHILLRFKLERMMLNEGVKARDLPELWNDEMENLLGIRPKTYREGILQDIHWAHGTVGYFPTYSIGTLLSAQLYYHMKRDLNVEEHIANAEFEPIKAWLRERIHRHGSIYPPKELLRKAIGEELNPDYFVRWVKERYL